The following proteins are encoded in a genomic region of Alnus glutinosa chromosome 8, dhAlnGlut1.1, whole genome shotgun sequence:
- the LOC133874648 gene encoding uncharacterized protein LOC133874648 — translation MGSKERAKERREKRLQEISLLRTIPYSDHQRWWSSETIAVVTGGNRGIGFEISRQLAVHGLTVILTSRDSNVGLEATRVLQEGALNVLFHQLDVLDPSSIKQFSEWLQQNYGGLDILVNNAGVNFNLGSDNSVEYAQKVVATNYFGTKNMIQAMIPLMKPSTASGRIVNVSSRLGRLNGRRNRLEDMTLRQQLSNIDTLSEDLVDGTVSTFLQQVEGGTWTSTGWPQTFTDYAISKLAVNAYTRLMAKILSDRLEGHKIYINCYCPGWVKTAMTGFAGNISAEEGADTGVWLALLPDQAVTGKFFAERREINF, via the exons GTGGTGGTCCTCAGAAACCATTGCGGTGGTGACCGGTGGTAATAGAGGAATTGGATTTGAGATCTCAAGACAGCTTGCAGTACATGGATTGACAGTCATACTGACATCAAGGGACAGTAATGTTGGCCTTGAAGCAACCAGGGTCTTACAGGAAGGCGCTCTCAATGTTCTCTTCCATCAACTCGATGTCTTGGATCCTTCATCTATTAAACAATTTTCTGAGTGGCTACAACAAAACTATGGGGGTTTAGATATTCTG GTAAATAATGCTGGTGTTAATTTCAATCTCGGGTCTGATAATTCTGTCGAATATGCCCAGAAGGTTGTTGCGACCAATTATTTTGGCACTAAAAATATGATTCAAGCTATGATCCCATTGATGAAACCTTCTACTGCCAGTGGTCGAATTGTTAATGTGAGCTCACGACTAGGGAGATTAAATGGCAGACGGAAC AGACTTGAAGACATGACTCTCAGACAACAACTAAGCAATATTGACACACTCTCAGAGGATCTGGTTGATGGGACTGTATCTACTTTTTTACAACAAGTAGAAGGTGGCACTTGGACATCAACTGGCTGGCCTCAAACATTTACTGACTACGCAATATCAAAACTTGCAGTTAATGCTTACACCAGGCTAATGGCGAAGATACTCTCTGACAGGCTAGAAGGTCACAAGATTTATATCAACTGCTACTGCCCAGGCTGGGTGAAGACTGCTATGACAGGTTTTGCTGGGAACATTTCAGCTGAGGAAGGAGCTGATACTGGAGTATGGCTTGCCTTGCTTCCCGACCAGGCAGTAACAGGGAAATTCTTTGCAGAGAGACGTGAGATAAACTTCTAA
- the LOC133875576 gene encoding chromophore lyase CRL, chloroplastic isoform X2 → MLGGGDTNRVRVKNRKKEMGTGSRARGLVVKTLLLIGGAVLLKRLTKSTTRWDHARIVGNSLTGQKFSMEQASRAPDNYFNFRMLTCPAAEIVDGSKVLYFEQAFWRTPQKPFRQRFYMVKPCPKELKCDVEVSSYAIRDVEEYKNFCDRPKDQRPLPEEVLGDIGEHLTTIYLKRCERGKRCLYEGSTPPGGFPNSWNGATYCTSELAILKNNEIHSWDRGYDIDGNQVWGAKEGPYEFKPVPASSFNDMVSPLDFPPQQSVEKRIQGSFVLQD, encoded by the exons ATGCTTGGCGGTGGTGATACCAATAGAGTACGAGttaaaaacagaaagaaagagatGGGTACGGGAAGTCGAGCGCGGGGATTGGTGGTAAAGACCCTGCTACTGATTGGAGGCGCGGTTTTGCTCAAGCGGCTCACCAAGTCCACCACTCGCTGGGACCATGCTCGCATCGTTGGTAACTCCCTCACTGGCCAAAAG TTTTCCATGGAGCAAGCATCCAGAGCTCCTGACAATTACTTCAATTTCAG AATGCTTACGTGCCCAGCAGCAGAGATAGTAGATGGCTCAAAGGTTTTATATTTTGAACAA GCATTCTGGAGGACTCCTCAGAAGCCCTTTCGGCAG AGATTCTACATGGTCAAGCCCTGTCCTAAAGAGTTGAAATGTGATGTTGAG GTAAGTTCATATGCCATTAGAGACGTGGAGGAGTACAAGAACTTCTGTGATCGCCCAAAGGACCAGCGCCCACTGCCTGAAGAAGTTCTTGGG GACATTGGGGAACATTTAACAACAATATATCTAAAACGCTGTGAGCGTGGAAAACGCTGCTTATATGAAGGTTCAACTCCACCTGGCGGGTTTCCTAATTCATGG AACGGGGCAACCTACTGTACTTCGGAGCTTGCAATCTTGAAGAATAACGAGATACATTCATGGGACAGGGGCTATGATATTGATGGAAATCAA GTTTGGGGAGCAAAGGAAGGTCCTTACGAGTTCAAGCCTGTACCTGCCTCTAGTTTCAATGACATGGTTTCTCCTTTAGATTTCCCTCCTCAGCAATCGGTGGAGAAACGAATACAGGGTTCATTTGTTTTGCAAGACTGA
- the LOC133875576 gene encoding chromophore lyase CRL, chloroplastic isoform X1 translates to MLGGGDTNRVRVKNRKKEMGTGSRARGLVVKTLLLIGGAVLLKRLTKSTTRWDHARIVGNSLTGQKFSMEQASRAPDNYFNFRMLTCPAAEIVDGSKVLYFEQAFWRTPQKPFRQRFYMVKPCPKELKCDVEVSSYAIRDVEEYKNFCDRPKDQRPLPEEVLGDIGEHLTTIYLKRCERGKRCLYEGSTPPGGFPNSWVMNGATYCTSELAILKNNEIHSWDRGYDIDGNQVWGAKEGPYEFKPVPASSFNDMVSPLDFPPQQSVEKRIQGSFVLQD, encoded by the exons ATGCTTGGCGGTGGTGATACCAATAGAGTACGAGttaaaaacagaaagaaagagatGGGTACGGGAAGTCGAGCGCGGGGATTGGTGGTAAAGACCCTGCTACTGATTGGAGGCGCGGTTTTGCTCAAGCGGCTCACCAAGTCCACCACTCGCTGGGACCATGCTCGCATCGTTGGTAACTCCCTCACTGGCCAAAAG TTTTCCATGGAGCAAGCATCCAGAGCTCCTGACAATTACTTCAATTTCAG AATGCTTACGTGCCCAGCAGCAGAGATAGTAGATGGCTCAAAGGTTTTATATTTTGAACAA GCATTCTGGAGGACTCCTCAGAAGCCCTTTCGGCAG AGATTCTACATGGTCAAGCCCTGTCCTAAAGAGTTGAAATGTGATGTTGAG GTAAGTTCATATGCCATTAGAGACGTGGAGGAGTACAAGAACTTCTGTGATCGCCCAAAGGACCAGCGCCCACTGCCTGAAGAAGTTCTTGGG GACATTGGGGAACATTTAACAACAATATATCTAAAACGCTGTGAGCGTGGAAAACGCTGCTTATATGAAGGTTCAACTCCACCTGGCGGGTTTCCTAATTCATGGGTAATG AACGGGGCAACCTACTGTACTTCGGAGCTTGCAATCTTGAAGAATAACGAGATACATTCATGGGACAGGGGCTATGATATTGATGGAAATCAA GTTTGGGGAGCAAAGGAAGGTCCTTACGAGTTCAAGCCTGTACCTGCCTCTAGTTTCAATGACATGGTTTCTCCTTTAGATTTCCCTCCTCAGCAATCGGTGGAGAAACGAATACAGGGTTCATTTGTTTTGCAAGACTGA